The sequence GGGCGCGCGCGAGGCCGAGAATGTCCTGCTGGCGTGAGGAGATCGCGTTCATGCGGCCAACGGCCTTTCTCCCGAAATGGACGACCGTCTTCTGCGGACGATTCGAACCGCATCCTGCACAAGGAGGCCCGGCGCCGCAAACGCCTGTTTAGAGGCGCTGCAACATGAGCACGCTGGCGAGCCCGCCTGCCGCCGCGATGGCGGAAAGGCCAAGCGCGCCCGGCGCCTCGCGGGCGAGTTCATGGAACTGGCGCACGGCGAGGATGGCACCGGACGCGCCGATGGGATGGCCGCGCGCCAACGCCCCGCCGCCGCGATTGAGGGCGGCGGGATCGAGGCCGTTCCACCAGCAATTCGTCAGTGCCTGCCCGGCGGAAGCTTCCATCAGCTCGACGACCGGAATCTGCGCCCAGTCCATTATGTGCCCGTAAAGGTCGAGACGATCGAAATCCATGACGCCGGTTTCGCGTGAGCTTTGCGCCAGGGCGTAGTTCAGCGCCCCCGGCGGGTCGTCCGCGGCCGCCCCGAAGGATTGGGCGAAGAACACTTCGGCCACCGGACGGCCGCCCTGCCGGCGTCGGTCCGCCCAGCCCTGCGAACCGACCAGCACGACGGCGGCCGCATCCGCCTCCACCGCGACGCCGGCGGCGTCGAGTTCGCTCGCGCCGTCGCGGTAGAGCACCGGCGCGCGGGCACACAGCGCCGGGGTCAGCGCGCGGGTGAAGCTGTCAAAGGCGAGGCCCGCCACCGGCACGATCTCGGCTTCCAGCCGCGCGCGCGCCGCCAGCGCCTTGGCGTGGCTGGCCATGGCGAATTCCGCCTGCCGCTCGCGGCTGTAGCCCTTCGCCGCCCGGGCCAGCACCGCGATCATGTCGGGGTCACGGCCCGGCCATGGGGTGAAGGGCGGGCGGTCATAGAACTGCGGCGGCTCACCCTTGGCCTTCGGCCGCACGGCGCGCAGGGGGGAGCGGCTGAAGCTCTCCACCCCGCCGGCGA comes from Ancylobacter polymorphus and encodes:
- a CDS encoding beta-ketoacyl synthase N-terminal-like domain-containing protein, giving the protein MNRAFVIAARRTAVAPRGGAFRAVEAHDLAAPVLRACLDEMCVAPDDLDYVILGNALSGGGNVARLAGLAAGFSEYVPALTVDTQCCSGLDAIQLAARMVESGAAELVLAGGVESFSRSPLRAVRPKAKGEPPQFYDRPPFTPWPGRDPDMIAVLARAAKGYSRERQAEFAMASHAKALAARARLEAEIVPVAGLAFDSFTRALTPALCARAPVLYRDGASELDAAGVAVEADAAAVVLVGSQGWADRRRQGGRPVAEVFFAQSFGAAADDPPGALNYALAQSSRETGVMDFDRLDLYGHIMDWAQIPVVELMEASAGQALTNCWWNGLDPAALNRGGGALARGHPIGASGAILAVRQFHELAREAPGALGLSAIAAAGGLASVLMLQRL